CATCATCGATGGTGATGCTTGTTTCAGCAATGTTGGTTGAAAGAATTATCTGccaaaacaaaaagacaaaaagttGATGATTTAGTAATTCATTTGTCGAGGTAAGCGATTAGGTTATCAATTGAATAAATACTAAGAAAACAAATTCAGCATCTTAGCTCTCGATCGCCGAGGAATACATGTTCGACATCAATTCAGCTAGAATTTCAAAATTACCCAGTTTACAGCGCTCTTATACTGATTTACAGTCATCAAACAAAATGTGCCTTAGAAACGGGTTGTCCTCGACAACTGTTTGGAATGGtatgaaccaaaaaaaaaaaactgcgagTGCGCGCGAAAATTCCCTTTacggcccagtaatacgggcaacaatTTTCGTGccacttgtcgcgcaacaatgttgcgttgcaagttgagatggtttgttgcgcgtattaccatcTTCTTGCGCAAGAAATTTtgatgttgcaaaaagtagacgtcgcttttactttttgcaacatgcaCTGCCCTTCAGTTTTTCTCTATAAATTAATTTGTTTCTGCAACTACACCAGCATCCCAAATCACTGCACACTAAATGACAGAGGTCATTATCCACCTTTGTAACTCCTGGTGGTACGGGCTCAAACACCCGGCGCTGATCTTCTCTTGGTATCTGCGAATGAAGAGGTAGAAGACGATACTTGCTGCTAATCCCTGGAACGAAACGAACACGAAAATATCAACAAGAAATAAATGActacagaaaaagaaaagactAAGGACAccttccatttgacagaactgaccggccagaccgggcatttgaaGGACTAACTTTAccacgccttcaaattaacacacttcaaggatgaaatttactcctccagaagaattcGAGGAATTATCGAGCAAAttattacatttctttgcaagcaGACCGGTCtgaccggccagttctgacagaAGAAAAGGGCCCTAAGTCTTAACATGATCAATTAAAGAAACCAGCATTTCATAAAGAATTGAAAACGTCCATTTAAATCTTATTAAACAATGACATCTGAAACTATATAGGCGAGAATGGTaattcaatagcccatttcccaCATCAGCCTCGTTTTTAAGCCAGGCCATGAATTTACTCTTTTCttcaattcgcccttgtcacacggcgaccatattgtcccgggagaccaaaaaggctttgttttaccacggcAAGCCTCACctccatggtttccactgcgaggcttggcgtggtaaaacaaagcttttttgatctcccgggacaatatggccgccgtgtgacaagggcgaaaaacccatttccgagttgctgcatgtctcagtttcaaaacgagtcctggtgcaccaccattaaaatgtaaatgagttgcgtattcttatgtaaatcaaactcattttccttacaatagttgagcaccaagactcacttcgaaacctaGACTAACAGCAGcttggaaatggcccattcccttgtgcttatgctgtgtttcgttttcacacaacgcaagcgaacacaagcataagcgcaaACACACGAAAAAGGAATATTTTTGATCCATGAActtgtgcttgcgtcaacctcggtttcacggtgaaataagcgttGTTATGCATGGCTTCTGCTTGCGTCGCTAATCAGGCTTAATACCGCAGGGAGCAAAGAAGTGAGTTTTACTCTGGCTGAGAAACGAATAAGGCGGAAAATATTTTTCTCACACACAGCTGGGAGAACGGGGTCCAGTGTGTGGGGGGTCTTCAGGTCTGATGGTTTTTGGCCATTCGCCATTGCCAGACCTGCCCCTCCCACCCACCCCTCATGAGTTTTTTCAGTGCAGCTTTGTAGCTTGTGTATTTTAAAGGATATTCAACACATTCCATTCAGTTTGTAAATAGTGTTCACGATTTTTTCAAGAGGGGTCTGTTATGATGATTTTAATACGTTTTGgtttgttaaggacggtgcctactattgctattgctcatacgttctgcgcatctcgagatactcggatttcctatgggtgatgcttattaatacagggatatttttgcgcggttcaaaactatgcggagatgcagaacttagcaactgctcttggtatccaaaaagaaaattgggagtaaccatgcatttttcagagataattaagcttcaattttgaaaagaacgccatacgttgctttgtatttcacaGCTTTTTACTCTGGCCGCAGGCacggcctctgagtcaatagactctgagtcaatagcccattcggccttcggcctcatgggctattgactcatagcccattcgggctcgaggaataattgttaattatttaaatAATTAGCGTTATATACCcatttaaatacataataataaggaatacatgaagtacttacccCAAATCGGCAAAGCCTGCTGACCACAAGAATCGCGGGCTCTAAGAAGGTGACGTTATTTGTCCGATATGGGTAGGAAGAGCGGTGAAATGGACAGAGAGAAAAGTGCACCGAATGAATGCACGCGAAAAAATATCGAACGGTACAGGAACGAATCGGTCAGTGAGCCGAAAATATTGCCAAGTTGCATGCAAAGTGGATTCCAAAATGTTCCAAAGTATGGCACTAGTGATCATGAGTTGAGATCAAGTTTATCTGTGAACACAAAATGCGAATGTGATGAAAGAGAATGTCAGAAGTATCACGGAAACGGAAACCTCTAACCATGCAAAAGTGTGTACTATTGCAACTAAGAATAACGTTGATCGACGAAAGAACGAACATTTTGATCTGAGAGGTAAAGAGAACGCCATATTGAAAATTCAACAGCGCGAGTCCCATGTGAAAGCAAAACAAGTATGTACCGGGATCCGTATTATGataatgtttctgtttcttgtaattatttgttttgaaatgtgAATTAGAGGAACGTTAACGATTGTACTTTTCAGTAGTGTCATTATAATAACAACCATCGCATGGATCATCGGCAAGCTGTATGTAAGTTTATGTACACTCATACGATGTTGAGAAACGGTTTCTAATTCATTTGAAGACTATATTATGCTGCCTGAAGTGAAACAGTTACATTAAAGTGTACGAAATTATTCAACGGCTCCAATAAAGTTAACGAAGAAACTTGGAATCAGGTCTCGTTATGAGATGTTTGTTTACACCAGCAATAAGAATTTATTGGAATACAGTACCAGTGGAAAGCTAAAGCGACTGTCGAAGAAGAATCGAAAGCTGCAAGCGTTTGTTTTTTATAAAATTCGGAAAAATACACCAATGTCATCTAAAATTCATCGCTATGTTAAATTTAAATCGAGGTGGTatcgaaaaagatttaattaAAGAGATgcagaaagttaaaaaatattattctttgtTTACATGTGTTTTACCCTCGTCACTTTTCACGAGTCATAACCACAGaattaattattgtaagttCAAACTAAGTTCCGATATAAAGAAGAACCCTGGTCCCATTGTGGACCCCAGTAAAACTATAATCTTGAGCACCTTACAGCCAAGGCAACTTTAGAGTATTTCGTCAAAATGCTGGACAACAGTGTTTTTGCGATGAGTTTGAGTTCTTCCACATACCACAACAATGGGCGGATTTATTGTCCTAATGATTTGATACAAATAATGGATGTTGGTAATCAGTTATATTCAAGGTTGGCGCATTCAGCTGCCTTTTTTGCTGTTGGCAGAGTTACCATCAATGTTAAGAGTGTTTGATACTGCCTACCAAATTTCTTACAGTGAGAGCTACACTGGAAATATTCATGGTAATAGTGCAATCGAGGGATACCATTACTGTATGTCTTTTCTTGGAGCTTTCGAATCGCTTATGGCTCAAAGCTATACCTCATTTATTTTAGGAGTAAGATGCATTGTTGTTGGAATCATTCTATTGTTGTAATAAtggtgttttaaaatatttgattctcatgGTAGAGATTTGTATGGAAACAGTCACCATGAAGGGACATGCGTTCTTTTAGAAGTACCATCTGTAAGTAGTTTAGTCCAGTATATTCAAAGTTTGTATCAGATCAGTGATATATTTGAGGtaaaaggaataaaaattgCTAAAGTTAATCTTAATATTGCTGAAAACAACAGCTTTTGTCCTCGTAAGCAGTGTTGTCCACTGGCACtatattcaagtgaagctatgatcattagagcatcgcaccggaatcgtgaggtcacgggttcaaaccccattgaagtcctgaatttttcaggcttctctacgcaattgcaaagattgccttcgtaactgcgaagatcatagcttcacttgatttcatatccgcagttcatatatgattcatttcatatgccatttcatcactgattcattcctcacgcgaccattagaacccacaaacgACCAGCTCccgacgtcagtggcttcatagctcagttggttagagcatcgcaccggaatagtgaggtcacgggttcaaaccccgttgaagtcctgaatttttcaggcttctctatgctaTTGCAAAGATTGccctcataactgcgaagatcatagcttcacttgatttcatatccgcagtttatatatgattcatttcatatgccatttcatcactgattcattcctcacgggaccattagaacccacaaatgaccagctcccaacgtcagtggcttcatagctcagttggttagagcatcgcaccggaatcgcgaggtcacgggttcaaaccccgttgaagtcctgaatttttcaggcttctgtaCGCAATTGCAAAGATTGCCCTCATAGttctgcgaagatcatagcttcacttgatttcatatccgcagttcatatatgattcatttcatatgccatttcatcactgattcattccttacgggaccattagaacccacaaatgaccagctcccaacgtcagtggcttcatagctcagttggttagagcatcgcaccggaatcgcgaggtcacgggttcaaaccccgttgaagtcctgaatttttcaggcttctgtaCGCAATTGCAAAGATTGCCCTCATAGttctgcgaagatcatagcttcacttgatttcatatccgcagttcatatatgattcatttcatatgccatttcatcactgattcattccttacgggaccattagaacccacaaatgaccagctcccaacgtcagtggcttcatagctcagttggttagagcatcgcaccggaatcgcgaggtcacaggttcaaaccccgttgaagtcctgaatttttcaggcttctctacgcaattgcaaagatTGCCCTCATAACtgggaagatcatagcttcacttgatttcatatccgcagttcatatatgattcatttcatgtgcCATTTCATCACTGGCACTATATTCATTGTGTTACTCTGTCATCAAGCCCTGCAGTTACTGGGATTCTAATACATTAGCTGCTATTGTGAACATTGGGACTAAATTCTACCGTGGCTGGTGTATAAACAGTCATCTTACAATCAATGATTTACCTAAATATGTCACCATTTGAGGAGTAAAGGTGAAAGTGAATCTTCATGCCAAAAGTACAGGAGTGATGACCTGTGATTCAACCTTTGCCCCATATACATTTCCAGGATACATGTATTAGTAAATTTTCGACCTATAATATACATTTGCTCACGAAAATGACTTCCTGTTTCTTCAGCACCACTTGACGTCACAATTCCAACGTTTACAAACATTTGTGAGGCTGACAAGATAAAATTTGAATACATATTTATTATTCATGAACTATTACCTTCAAggcatttacatgtatgaaCTTGTTTCATCAGGTATTTGCTGATTTGAAGATTGAAGTTCCTACTTattaaaaaccaaccttttacaaaaaaaaaaaaaacaccagcaaagaTGATTCAACTTCATCCTAgcatttcttaaataaaacaGGAATCGGCCAGAGGATAGGCCGAATATGGCCTCttgttacaaatattgttgattaattatcttcgaaaaatgcgtagctacccccaagtttctttttggatttcaataacacttgttaagatctgcttttcccgcattttcagtaaaccacgcaaaaatacctttgaatttgtaggcaccgtccttaataaagGTCATGACAAGCTAAGTGTTCGGCTTGCTTGGCTCCCAGTTGTGTGTGAGAACTGACAGttgtcagttgtttttcttttctatcAATGTAAGTGATGGTTGGGTGAACACAATAGTTAGGAGCAGAAACCAGTGGAAATGAATAGCCTGTGAATGGGTTTCCTTGGCCTGTGGCGTGACAGTAGATGGAAACTGCTTTTATCTCCGGTGACTTTTTGGAGCATGAAAGGCAGTtgagtcattttttttttttcaagtcagtTTGGTTTTGTTACCAAAGCTAAACTATGTTTCATGTGCTTATCTTTTGCAGACAGAACAGCTACGGCTTGATAAGGTAATTTTGTcaataaatttttttcaaagttatagtaataattatttaatgttAAGATGAGTGTCACCTTTGTGTTTCCTGAGGAATTTTTAAGAATCTTAgtgatgcacacccaattttagCCTGGTCATCCAGTCCAGTTGTCAATTGAAACTGGTTAATGACGCAGAATGTTTTTAGATGTTATATTTGACAGTGATAATTATATGCAATGCTTGTTCTACCTTGTGTACCAACTTCTCATCAGTTTCAATTCATGGATTGGTGAAGGTTGGAGGCTCGGCTTGAAGGTCCCAAGGAGGGGACTGTTACCACTGAACAAATCAGGTACAGTTTTCTTTTAAAGGAGTAAAATCGTtgactttaacccattgactcctgggggttcccctcTGATGAATAAAATCATCCggggttagacagagtaaaataacaagtatggctggtttaggggtgaaagggttaatactAATATCAATATAACACTGTAAATGTCTCGCATATTATGAATGTAGTGACCAGTTTGCAGTacgtgctggaaataatttttctttattcacaggacatatgtcctttcaaatcttcattttggtcggacatttgacaaattggaccggacataatttattgactgacaacaccttgaagaagataactcaagatgtgctggtgagatatcggtcatcgtgtccgatcataatgtgaaattggccagacattttcaaaatttggtcggacaatgtccgatgaccgactgttatttccaacACTGAGTTTGTGTAATTTCCCTTGACCTTGTATGCCATCTGATCAGTGGACAATGATCATGTATCAAGTGATTTTGCAGCTTTTGTTAGTTTTGAAAGCATGTTTACCCTCAAATACCTTTTATAGCTACAGTAGGTCTTTGAGTGTTGCCATGTCAATTGAGAAGATTGCAGCCATCAACTTGAAGGCTAAGCgtcttacaaaaaaaaaccacgaTTAAAGTTGATGACGATTTGAAAGCTGGGGTTTTGATAAGTACCAAAAATCAGTTCAAGAGGAAGGAGGAGACAAATAATTTGTCAACTCcaaaatgatgataataatacatGACATGTGTAACAATATTATGATAGTAATTTATTATGCAGTTGAGTTTCTCTCTTGCCTTCGTTCTTcttttttgcattgttttgaaTTGAAGCTTTCTTAATATATCTCCAAATACTGtactgtaatttttttaaatttttataagGAACAAAGGTTTTTTGGAGACGTAGAAGTTGATGTTACAAGAGACATACATGTAGTGAGTCGTGAGCGGCCTTTGCGAACAAGGACCTCTGTGTTGCAGAGCTCTGGAAAGGTTTGTGTTAATCATTGGCAAATATGTGCATGAAATTCACTCAGGAAAGTAAAATGTGCTAGAAAATCCTGACCAGCGCTTTTTGAAAGTTCGCATTTACTTGTGCTCTCATTCAACATCATACTTTTGAAGTTAAAAGTAAAAGTAGAGCTGCTTAAAGGTTAATTGTgctaaaataaactaaaaaggaaaagaggaagaaaaaggtGAGGGAAACACTTACTCACTCACTATCCTTTATGATGTCAGTTATCCACTGAACCGCAGGTCTGACATTGCATGGCCATTTCCCTTCTCTATGTTGTTTGTGTCCTCTGGGATTAGTCCAGATAACTGGAGGTCCTTTCTCAGGACCGCCTGGTTAAACATGAAAGGAGAGCATGGATATGTGGGGATAAAAACTTTAAATGGTTTAACAAAAGTCTTGTTTATAATGAGATGTGTAACTACCAGTGGTATGTTGTCATGTAAAAGACAGTTAACCAATCTTGTAATCTGAGGTAGTCcagtaaatattttctttcccaTGTTTATTTGGGCATGATGCATGTGTGTTCCATTTTGTCACTTGATGAGATACTCTGAGAATAAATTCCATAATGTCTGCTTTATTTTGCAGCAATTAATTCCTAAAGAATGTGTTAGCCATACCGCAATCAGTAAAAGCTCAGGAGGAAGGAAAAGTCAAGAACTTACAGAATCAAGACCCTTTTGCTAATACACCAGTACGTTTTAAGATGGCAGTCTCCCTTTTTAGTGTTGTCAGTGGTAGACATTTTTTGAGCAATTAacttttcataattttaaattctTTGTCATTCATGTTTGTTGCACAGGAAGTCAAGAAAAAGCCAGCTACCCCAGTAGCATACAACAGATATGATCAGGAGAGATTTAGAGGGAAAGAAGGTAATTTACCTTTTACCAACCAAATTGTGACTGTGTAACAGCAAATAATAATGTTGTGGTACGTTATTTGGTAAATTTGCTTCAACACAAGGTCTTTTTGTGGGTGCTAGGTCTCAGATTCAAGCTACATGTAATGAGGGTGTTGCCAAAGAACAGTTACTACAAAGAGAGTTTATGTTAAATTAATTATGTGCTTGATGCTCCATGAACAATGTTTTTGATCCCTACAGAAACTGAGGGATTCAAAATTGACACAATGGGAACATACCATGGTCTTAGTTTGGAATCTGTGAAGGTAGTgtgtaacaaaattaatttattgtCTCTTTTGCTTTACGTCAAGAGCACTGGTCGATTAAATTATACTAAAAGGAACTGTGTCTAACTCTAGTACATTAAATATAGCTTCAGCTTCCATTTGAATTTACAGAATCCAAAATGTTTTACAGGTCAGTCTATCTTTTAGCAACTTCTAAATGTTAAAGAGGATGAATGAGAGTTACAAATTTGACAATTGTTTCAATTTATTTTCCAGGAAGGAGTTCAAAAGCCTGCCAAAAGAGTGTTACCTAGTCCTTCTCCTCATACACAACCTAACAAGTCTCCAAGACCTCGTAAGTGTTTAAGGTAGCTGAAGCCGGTGACAAGTTATTGAAGGGCCCTCTGATGTTTACAATTGAGCAGCATTAGTGCATCATATTCACAAACTCAGGATGAAGATGGACAGATTAAATTAATGTGATACAAAACTGTCTCGAATATTGCAAAGTTCTAATTTAACATTAACATCAAGTGTCCAGGcccactgttttgttttttgtttttgtttttttaaccaaCAAAATTAAACTAAAAGTTTATTGAAATGAACAGATATTTTTCCCAGATgtataaagtttttttttttttttttcatttgcgaTGTGCTTCATGATAGAAGATCTAAGGAAGGTTGTATACTACAACATTTTAATCACTTACAGTAACAGTGATACATTGTAATATGGTACAGCATTTACAGCCTAGATCGGAAAAATAACTTTGACACACAACCATCTCATTCTGTTaactctttattttgttttagtcCCACAAAAGCCTGCGAAACGAGGTGAGACTAATATGTTACAAGTTACCTTTTTTGTCACTAATTGAATGCAGGAACTGTGAGCCATATTTTCCCTCATGTTTCTATGTATTTTAGATGGGTGGGGAGTGCTGCAGTTAGATTTGGCATCAAATCAATTGGTTGCTGAGGAAATCTATGAATTGTGTGCTGTGTAGAGATTCAAAGTGTGTATGTGCCAGATTTTGGTATTGCTTGTTTCCTTCCAGAATCTCGAACACCAATCATAATAATTCCTGCTGGTGCAACTTCACTGATATCACTGTTCAATGCACAGGACCTTCTGCAAGATTTCAAGTGAGACTATTTTCTTATTGTATTAATAATTGAATGACGACCTCATACCGAAAGGTCCCATTCTTAGTAATCCAGAGAGTTTcttcttttcaatctttttcAAGGCCTGTGCAATTTTGGTCACACCAAATCTGAATTATTGAAATTATACATCTGTGAACATCATCTAAATAAGTATTATGGGATTTCATAGTCTTAACACTTTGATTCCTGACTTTTCAACTTTACCCACTTTGGTGTAAACAGGTGgctaacttggaaaaaaaaaagtgtagtTTTAGAAATTGTTTTGGATTAGAAgggccaaaggacaaaaattCATTTAACAACTGCCTGTGAGGAAACCATTCAAATTAATGTGAGGGTCCCACCTAAGGAAGTAGCTAGCAGAACTCTCAATTCTGCTCTTACAATACTCAAACTGAGAGCATCTGCTGTAGGCTACTTTCACTGGCTGCAATCACCTGTTGTATGCTAATTTCACCAACTGTTGTCATTCTTTAAGGTTTGTGAGTTCTGAGGAGAAGAAGGCACAGGGTGTGAGACGTGAGAATGAGGTCCTTATTCAGCGAAGGAAGGAGATTCACCAGGCCCAAGCTGCACCTGGAGCCACGCCAACAACAGTGACTGTTCCATACAGAGTGATTGACAACCCAGCCCGTCTCCAACACAATGACTGGTATGTTAGTGATTAACTTTACACACTGTACTTCCCTGGAATGCAGCCATTCTTCCACTTTGCAATGCTAAAATATACAGCAGCATCATTCATGTGCAAGCAGAAATAATGCAACGTTCACCAAGAACAATAACATTGTTATTGCTTCGGTGCACGTGGTTCGGGTAGAGCTGCATTTCAATGGCTGGGAGAGCTGCCATAATGTTTCTCCACTTCCCTTTTCCTCTGCTTAGCCTTACTGGTACTTACCAAGCCAGGTACACAGAAATAATGCCAGCGTTTGCTTGCTTCCACAGGAGTCGTGTTGTAGCAGTTTTTGTGCAAGGGCCTGCATGGCAGTTCAAAGGATGGCCATACACCTCACCAGTTGatattttctcaaaaagtagGGTTGTTATCTAAATCATTATTTTTACTATTTTGATATGATTGTTATCATTGTTATTTCCCAAAGCTTGTTTACTTAGTCTGCCATAATGTATTCGATTtccaaacaaaaggaaacagctTGTGTAGTTCTGTTTTTAATGAGATTGACTTTGAATTTGTTGTGTTGCAGTCAAGGGTTTCTATCTAAAATATGACGAGATGAAGACGGAcccaaatgttcaaaaatgggATGTGCAAATTCTAACAGTACGTCAgtttcttttcaaaatattgaaaattgtGCGGCGTTTTTGTGGTGTTGCAGAGTTGTCCTTGTTAATATACGTTTCATCTGACAACTTTAGATCAGTCGAAATAAAAGACATTTGGATAAAGCTTCTATCATCCGATTCTGGGAAATTCTTGACAAGTAAGTGAATATGTTATAGGTAATTTTATACAATTTTTCCAAAATATAATCGTGGACAAAATTTCTTGGGACAGTGAAGCAAAACGACGATTTTCTCAATTACTTCCAAAAGCAGTGCCATATTACAAATACATGTGACAGGGATACCACGttcaccggtggctcagttggttgagtaccgggctgccatgcaggaggtcgtgagttcaactccggccggaccaacactcagggtctttaaataactgaggagaaagtccgcaaatggttagacttttaagtcttctcggataaggactataaaccgtaggcctcgtctcacaaatatcttctatgttcattagtttcctgtgggacgttaaaaaacccacatactattcgagaagagtaggggatgaatttcccggtgttgtggctgtcctttgtaaATGTATGGGTTGGTGGGTAttggtccacatcagctgaatatcTGCCAAAACGTCAACCTtctgaaacaaataaataacaaacaaacatcaaaCATTATTTGGTGACTAAACATTTTACCGTTTTGGCCGTGTTTGATCGCGTTTGgtcgtgtttgataaaatttgaaaggCCATCAAACATTTGATCAAACAACTTTAAACATTTcgtttgttctcgtgtttgatggCCAAAGTATTGTTCGTTCAGACAGCCGTATCAAACATGTGTGGCGCGTCAGCTGCTTGTATCCACGTGTTGTTTACGTTTGtgtgacccatagttctttgcttgtggagtttgatctgagttatatcaaacatgttttaaccgtttggccactcactttaacatcagcatgtttggtGACCAAATATTTCCCCTTTGGCCAGGCCCTAACtctagtttctttctttcttttttctttttctaccgGTAATGCCTTTCGCTGAATTTAATAAGGCCCCCTTTTTTTtaagcccccccccctcccccctcaaatGTGCTTGAAACAGCCTCCAAGCAGGGGGCTTAATGGAGGATTTACAGTACTTGACTGTGGTGATTTTCCTGACTTTcagttcattttatttcatttttttacttaACTCTGAAGTTGACAGAAATATCAGTCCTAAATAAAAGTACTTACGCAGAGGATCAAATTCCTTCAATTATGTCATTCCTGGGTTCAAACCTTGGACAATTCTGTTCGACATGGAGTAAGATCTGCTTAAAACGAGCAATTTAGGGCCTATTTCGATTGTTCCAGAATCAATAGGTTCAAGATTTTCTACTTTTTTTGTCTTCTCTTTTAAAGTGTACATATCGAGTGAATCGTCCGTCTATCAGCAACTTTTGGTTCAGTTTtaatctttttctttctttttgtggCAGATTTATGATCAAGCACAAACCACACCTACGCTTCTGAGCTCAAATATTTTCCTCAAATTGAGGCTACTACGGGATCAGTGTAATGGGACTACTGATGCTCTATTGTCACGGATAACGAATGTCTATGTGCGGAACGGAAGTCATTTCAATCATTAACAAAGCCCGAGAAGACCTGAGCTTGCTGCGACATGAACAATTCTCTTTGTGCTAATGTTAATTAATGTCGACAGTAAGTTAAAAAACGAAACACTAGTTCAGACTTACTACATAAAGACGTAGCCGTGACGAAACCTTTTTTTCCACTGAAATTGTTGCCTTTGTTACTAATACCGTACGAAGGAGATCACGAGCGTCTGACAAGGGATAAACAATGGTAGCCAGTTTCCTTAGACCTGGTTATTTCTTGATTTTCATGTAAGTCGTCCATCTTTCTTGCGTAATTTGGCGTAATTTGTGCATTGTTTGGCCGGAAGACCAATACTTGGCAGAAAAGCTGTGAGGGTCGAGGaaaagatttttgaaaaatggtagCTTCAAGTAGAGATGTGGGAAATGACTAGGCTCCGGTTAATCGACCTCCTGTCCTGAGGCTTATGAAGGGGGCTtgcgcaaggacgacgacgacggcaacgagaacgtcatgaaacaaaagttttgcAATCCCCGCACGTGCGTACGCGTAGGGAGCTTAAGCCTGGGCGTTTTTGacacgcggacggcaaccggaagagaacatttcgcgtgctaGGACAGTGATGTCTCCCAGATATTATACCAATCATCATTAATGGTGATAAGATACGtagaaatgtaaatgtggttgtgtgaagacaagttaaaagggaaaacagctcacttccggtt
The sequence above is a segment of the Montipora foliosa isolate CH-2021 chromosome 2, ASM3666993v2, whole genome shotgun sequence genome. Coding sequences within it:
- the LOC137993605 gene encoding parafibromin-like; this translates as MGTYHGLSLESVKEGVQKPAKRVLPSPSPHTQPNKSPRPLPQKPAKRESRTPIIIIPAGATSLISLFNAQDLLQDFKFVSSEEKKAQGVRRENEVLIQRRKEIHQAQAAPGATPTTVTVPYRVIDNPARLQHNDWSRVVAVFVQGPAWQFKGWPYTSPVDIFSKIKGFYLKYDEMKTDPNVQKWDVQILTISRNKRHLDKASIIRFWEILDKFMIKHKPHLRF